In Electrophorus electricus isolate fEleEle1 chromosome 1, fEleEle1.pri, whole genome shotgun sequence, a single window of DNA contains:
- the dhx58 gene encoding probable ATP-dependent RNA helicase DHX58, producing MEISLRSYQEEVVQTALRGENSIIWLPTGGGKTRAAVYVAQKHLENQPRAKVAVLVNKVHLVDQHYQKEFCPHLGGTAKIVAISGDSKEKDFFGLVVRDSDLVICTAQILENALINTEEDKHVELTDFTLLIIDECHHTHKSSMYNKIMARYVEMKLKGAGPLPQILGLTASPGTGGAKTLEGAITHVLKICANLDSVIVFTKHYEPVLTEAVPRPVKKYDIVEEQNLDPFGLHLKMMMGMIHAFMSSELKVVPREMGTQEYEADVVELEKKGAQEENRLLAQCAQHLRKYNDALLIKDAVRMVDALRLLEDFYSSRRDNTLDTTDLFLLALFEENRVKLRQLSADARYENPKLAQLQRTLVAQFQDPESRGILFAKTREGTRCLYAWVCANPELQRANIRAAILTGAGTGANHMTQNSQKDTIQKFRKGGLNLLISTSVAEEGLDIPECNIVVRYGLLTNEIAQQQASGRARAKDSIYSVVALRGGREMCREKTNEYLEDLTGRAINQIHKMEPSKFHKKVLELQREAVMQRNLASVQRDQRRRRYDPAQVEFSCRGCFITVARGDHMRVVNSSQYVNINPDFKKHYNKGNQIYLDRSFEDWEPGHTISCAACGQEWGMEVKIRSVLVLPCVKIKGFLLKTPNSKRTLEQWKDVEFPVEEFDFLQFVSDMN from the exons ATGGAGATTTCTCTGAGGTCGTACCAGGAAGAGGTGGTTCAGACCGCCCTGAGGGGAGAGAATAGTATCATTTGGCTCCCCACGGGTGGAGGGAAGACTAGAGCTGCAGTCTACGTGGCCCAGAAGCACCTGGAGAACCAGCCCAGAGCCAAGGTGGCCGTCCTGGTCAACAAG GTTCACCTGGTGGATCAACACTATCAGAAGGAGTTCTGTCCCCACCTGGGTGGGACTGCGAAGATTGTGGCCATCAGCGGAGACAGTAAAGAGAAGGACTTCTTTGGTCTTGTGGTCAGGGACTCGGACCTGGTCATCTGCACTGCTCAGATTCTGGAGAATGCTTTAATCAACACAGAGGAGGACAAGCATGTAGAGCTCACAG ACTTCACGCTGCTGATCATAGATGagtgtcaccacacacacaagagcagcATGTATAATAAGATCATGGCACGCTATGTGGAGATGAAGCTGAAGGGGGCAGGGCCTCTACCTCAGATCCTCGGCCTGACTGCCTCACCTGGCACAGGTGGGGCCAAGACGTTAGAGGGTGCCATCACTCATGTGCTGAag ATCTGTGCCAATCTGGACTCTGTAATCGTGTTCACAAAACATTATGAGCCCGTGCTCACGGAGGCTGTTCCCAGACCTGTGAAAAAGTATGACATTGTAGAAGAACAGAATTTG GACCCATTTGGGCTCCATCTGAAGATGATGATGGGCATGATTCATGCGTTCATGTCATCAGAGCTGAAGGTCGTTCCCCGGGAGATGGGCACCCAGGAGTACGAGGCCGATGTGGtggaactggaaaaaaaag GTGCTCAGGAAGAGAACAGACTTTTGGCTCAGTGTGCCCAGCACCTGCGGAAGTATAACGATGCCCTGCTGATTAAGGACGCCGTGCGCATGGTGGACGCGCTGCGTCTCCTAGAGGACTTTTACAGCTCCCGCAGGGACAACACACTGGACACCACTGACCTCTTCCTCTTGGCACTCTTTGAAG AGAACAGGGTGAAGCTGAGACAGCTGTCTGCTGACGCACGCTACGAGAACCCCAAACTGGCCCAGCTGCAGCGCACCCTGGTGGCGCAGTTCCAGGACCCAGAGTCACGGGGCATCCTGTTTGCCAAGACCCGCGAGGGCACACGCTGCCTGTATGCCTGGGTGTGTGCCAACCCAGAACTGCAGCGCGCCAACATCCGGGCCGCCATCCTCACTGGAGCGGGCACCGGTGCCAACCACATGACCCAG AACAGCCAAAAAGACACAATTCAAAAGTTCCGAAAAGGAGGTCTGAACCTCCTCATCTCCACTAGTGTAGCTGAGGAGGGCCTCGACATCCCAGAATGCAACATCGTGGTGCGTTATGGACTGCTGACCAATGAGATTGCTCAGCAGCAGGCCAGTGGGCGGGCCCGGGCAAAGGACAGCATCTACTCTGTGGTGGCGCTCAGAGGTGGGCGGGAGATGTGCAGGGAGAAGACCAACGAGTATCTGGAGGACCTGACAGGCAGGGCCATCAACCAAATTCACAAGATGGAGCCCAGCAAGTTTCACAAGAAG GTGTTGGAGCTGCAGAGAGAAGCTGTGATGCAGCGCAACTTGGCCAGTGTacagagagaccagaggagaCGCCGCTACGACCCCGCCCAGGTGGAGTTCTCCTGCCGAGGGTGTTTCATCACAGTCGCCCGTGGAGACCACATGAGAGTTGTCAACAGTTCACAGTATGTGAACATCAACCCTGACTTCAA GAAACATTATAATAAAGGAAACCAGATTTATCTGGACCGAAGTTTTGAAGATTGGGAGCCTGGTCACACCATCAGCTGTGCTGCTTGTGGACAA gaATGGGGAATGGAGGTCAAAATCAGGAGCGTGCTGGTGTTGCCCTGTGTGAAGATAAAGGGCTTTTTATTGAAGACTCCTAACAGCAAACGCACGCTGGAGCAGTGGAAGGATGTGGAGTTCCCTGTGGAGGAGTTTGACTTTCTACAGTTCGTGTCTGATATGAACTGA